In Lactococcus protaetiae, the genomic window AAGATTGATAAGATTTATTTGATATTTCCATGGGATTATCTGGAAAGCTGCGTACTCTCTGTAATCCTTTTCTATTTTTTGAGGAATTCGTTATTTCATTTTCTATCTTATCCAACAAATCCATATCAGGTTTTTTTCTTAAAAAAAGGATATCAGCTATTATTGTGGCGGGATAGTTTAAATCTTCCGAGAGTTTTAAAATGGAAAGACGATTATGTCGCATCTCTGTTTTTAACTGTTTTATGCGTGTACTGATACTTACCTGTTCTTTCGTCGTAGTCATCATAGTCAGCTCTCTTCCACATTTGAATTCGTCAATATTAACTTATTTTCTCTTTTAATACAGTTTAAATTCTCACAAAGTATTAGTTTAAACCCCACGTTACTCTTCTTCTCGTTCATAAAACTCTCCTCAATTTTATGATTTCTACGAAAAACTACAATTTTTCGTAAGAAATCAGTAATAAAATTAATAATTTATTTAATACATTAGCTATATTAATAGTATACAAACATATATAGTATGTCAAGCTTTTTTTAGTATTTCTTAATAAATATTAAAAAATTATGATAAATATCAAATGAATCGTGATAAAACATGATAACGCTACAGATCTCTTCTACAATATTACATTTAATATCTGATATTTCTACGAAAAATTGTAGTTTTTTGACCTCTTCGTTTTTATGCGAATGTTTTAGAAAAAAATTGTCATTCTATTACTTTTATTTATAAAAAAAACATGCATTTATCTATAAAATGTATGTTTTTTTCTTTATTAAAATTCAAAACCTTGAAGTGTGGCGAAATAATCTTCTGGTCGCTCCGCTCTGCGAATCATTCGACTTTTTCCATCTTCTTGGAGCAAAATCTCACTACTTCTGAGCTTAGCATTATACTGATAACCCATTGAAAAACCATGAGCACCTGTGTCATGGATAACAAGCAAATCTCCAATTTCTATTTTAGGAAGTAAGCGTTGTTTAGCAAATTTATCATTATTCTCACAAAGGGAACCTGTAACATCATAAGTTTCTGTTGCTATATCATTTTCCTTGCCTGACACGCTAATGTGATGGTAGGCATTATAAAATGCTGGACGCATCAGGTTTACGGCACTTGCATCTACGCCAACATAGCTTCGATATGTTTCTTTCAAGTGAAGTACTTTTGTGATCAAGACACCATGTGGAGCAAGCATAAATCTTCCAAGTTCTGTGAAAATCTTAATATCACCTAAACCATTTTGTGTTAAAACTTCATCATAAACTTGATGAACACCTTCACCAATAATGGAGATATCGTTTGCCTTTTCCTCTGGTCGATAGTTCACTCCAATCCCACCTGATAAATTAATAAAATCAAGCGTTACACCTGTTTTTTCACGAATTTCAAGAGCAAGTTCAAATAACTGACGAGCGAGTTCTGGATAATATTCATTCGTTACAGTGTTTGAAGCAAGGAAACTGTGCATTCCAAATTTTTTCACACCGAGTTGTTGCAAGTCTTTAATCCCCTGAAATAGTTGAGCTTTTGTCATACCAAACTTGGATTCTTCTGGGTTATCCATAATTTTTGTTCCCATCGAAAATACGCCCCTGGATTATAGCGTAAGCTCATTGTTTCAGGAAATTCAAAGTCTGTCAGTGCTGACAGAAATTTAATATGTTCATAAGCATCAAGGTTAATCGTTGCACCAATTTTTTTGGCAAATTTAAACTCTTCAGCTGGTGTGTCATTAGATGAAAACATGATTTCGGAACCAGAAAATCCACATTTTTGTGACATTAGCAGCTCGACATAACTTGCACAGTCTACTCCGCAACCTTCTTCGTGTAATATTTTTAAAATTGCTGGTGTGGGTGTCGCTTTTACAGCAAAAAATTCTTTAAAACCTTTATTCCACGCAAAAGCAGTATGAAGTGCGCGTGCTTTTTCACGGATTCCTTTTTCATCATATAAATGAAAAGGCGTTGGATATTTAGCAGTGAGCTGTTCAAGTTGTGTTTTTGTTACAAAAGGGTTCTTCATAGTATTCTCCATGTTTTTTCTTTGCTCTATTATATCAAGATGTAAGGCTGCTTGTCCAGAACTCTGTTATACCAAGAGGTGAACAATGCCGTCAAGAAATGGAGAGATTGGAAAATGCCACTATTACCTTCTCTTTTGATTCTCAATGGACTTAATTACAAGCTATGAACCATAATGAGCTTAGTTCTTACAACGTTATCACTGAAAAAGCTCAAAATGTCTTGCTGACAAATTGAGCTTTTACTGACAGAATGTTCTAGATTACTGACAGACTTTAATCAGTAACTCGTCACCATTTTTATCAGTTGTTCATCAACGACCTCGGCTGCTTTTCTCCCTTCACGAATTGCCCAAATAACGAGAGAGGGGCCACGCCTTGCGTCTCCAGCGACCAGAACCTTGTCATTATTAGTTGTGTAATTATCATAAATTTCTTTTACCCCAAAATTGCTCAGTAAATCTTTGTCAGTACTGACAAAACCCATCGCAAGCAATACAAGATCAGCTTCTAGTAATTTTTCAGTGCCTGCAACGGATTTAAAATCTGGACCAACTTCGGCAACTTGTAATGCTTTGATTTGCCCTTGATTATCACTGATAAACTGTGTTGCGGTCATTTTATAAGCAGTCAAATCAATATTTCCCGCAAACTGTGCTTCTTCCTGTCCATAGCCTTGTTTTAGAACCATCGGCCACTCTGGCCAAGGATTATTTTCTGTCCGCTCAAAAGGCAAAGGAGGCGTAATTTCAAGTTGTTGAACACTAGTTGCTCCGAGACGAACGGCTGTCCCGATGCAGTCATTTCCTGTATCTCCACCTCCGATAACAATTACTTTTTTTCCTTCAAGTGATTTTGGAACATTATTTTCACCAACAGCGAGTACAGTTTTTG contains:
- a CDS encoding helix-turn-helix domain-containing protein, whose product is MMTTTKEQVSISTRIKQLKTEMRHNRLSILKLSEDLNYPATIIADILFLRKKPDMDLLDKIENEITNSSKNRKGLQRVRSFPDNPMEISNKSYQSLDFSHSNIPNKLGEKIKKIRTELNFSELELGATLSPSVPANFIEEMENNQFIPSIEHLIEIADLGETTLDWLLRD